One Spea bombifrons isolate aSpeBom1 chromosome 1, aSpeBom1.2.pri, whole genome shotgun sequence DNA window includes the following coding sequences:
- the LOC128473267 gene encoding nicotinamide N-methyltransferase-like, with protein sequence MDSSSHKYYHVHEFEPTHLVDLYFSSKTEEVLLQESVFATLKFLLNEKQNSRIKGEALLDFSAGSVVFQLLAIFECFKEITILEFNDFCIAELEKWRNSHEEAYDWSHASKALMDLEGKSGGWQEKEELLKGKIKRILKCDFTKDNPTDPIVLPKVDCIISAWLLDIISPDKEAYIRNFRKLSSLLKPGGRLILIGNINHSFYFIGEHKYNFLRYDEEFLKKTLKDEAYVIESYEANDRKTTSPLLDHEKVVFINAIKKK encoded by the exons ATGGATTCCTCCTCTCACAAATATTACCATGTTCATGAATTTGAACCAACGCATCTCGTTGATCTTTACTTTTCTTCCAAAACAGAAGAAGTACTTCTACAGGAGTCTGTCTTCGCCACCCTGAAATTCCTGCTTaacgaaaaacaaaaca GCCGTATTAAAGGAGAAGCTTTGCTTGATTTTAGTGCAGGGTCTGTTGTTTTTCAACTATTGGCAATTTTTGAGTGCTTCAAAGAAATAACGATATTAGAATTCAATGATTTCTGCATCGCTGAGCTGGAGAAATGGAGAAACAGCCACGAGGAAGCCTACGACTGGTCTCATGCATCAAAGGCTTTGATGGACCTGGAAGGAAAAAG tGGTGGGTGGCAAGAGAAAGAAGAATTGTTGAAAGGGAAAATCAAACGAATTCTGAAGTGCGACTTTACAAAAGATAACCCTACAGACCCAATTGTGCTACCAAAAGTAGATTGTATCATTAGTGCTTGGTTACTGGATATCATAAGCCCAGATAAAGAGGCGTATATTAGGAATTTTAGAAAACTCTCTTCTTTACTTAAACCAGGCGGCCGCCTGATCTTGATTGGAAATAttaatcattcattttattttattggggaGCACAAATATAATTTCTTACGTTATGATGAagaatttcttaaaaaaacactaaaagatGAGGCATATGTAATTGAATCTTATGAAGCAAATGACAGGAAAACAACATCTCCTCTTTTGGATCATGAAAAAGTTGTGTTTATCAATGCGATTAAAAAGAAGtga
- the LOC128473430 gene encoding nicotinamide N-methyltransferase-like, producing the protein MDSSSHRYYHTHDFNPIHLCDSYFSPKADGALLEEAVINPLKFLLKEKAAGRIPGDTLTDFSIGPIVCHLLPICDRFKEIVILEFNDVCISELEKWRNSHEEAYDWSHASKALTDLEGKSGGWKEKEELLKQKIKQILKCDFTKENPTDPIVLPKADCVFCAWAIDIISPDKEAYIRNFRKVSSLLKPGGHLILFGNINHSFYFIGEHKYKILKYDEEFLKKNLKDEGYVIESYQANDRKTTSPLVDHEKIVFVNAIKKK; encoded by the exons ATGGATTCCTCCTCTCACAGATATTACCATACTCATGATTTTAATCCAATACATCTCTGTGATTCTTATTTTTCTCCCAAAGCAGATGGAGCACTTCTAGAAGAGGCTGTTATCAACCCCTTGAAATTTCTGCTGAAAGAAAAAGCTGCAG GTCGTATTCCTGGAGACACTTTGACTGATTTTAGTATCGGTCCTATTGTTTGTCATTTACTTCCAATTTGTGATCGCTTCAAAGAAATTGTTATATTAGAATTCAACGATGTCTGCATCTCTGAGCTGGAGAAATGGAGAAACAGCCACGAGGAAGCCTACGACTGGTCTCATGCATCAAAGGCTTTGACGGACCTGGAAGGAAAAAG tgGTGGGtggaaggaaaaagaagaattgttgaaacaaaaaatcaaacaaattcTGAAGTGCGACTTTACTAAAGAAAACCCCACAGACCCCATCGTGCTGCCGAAAGCTGACTGTGTCTTTTGTGCCTGGGCAATAGATATCATAAGTCCCGATAAAGAGGCGTATATTAGAAATTTTAGAAAAGTCTCCTCTTTACTTAAACCAGGTGGTCATCTGATTTTGTTTGGAAATAttaatcattcattttattttattggggagcacaaatataaaattttaaagTACGATGAagaatttcttaaaaaaaatctaaaagatGAGGGATATGTAATTGAATCTTACCAAGCAAACGACAGGAAAACAACATCTCCTCTTGTCGATCATGAAAAAATTGTGTTTGTCAACGCCATTAAAAAGAAGTGA